A window of Candidatus Hydrogenedentota bacterium contains these coding sequences:
- a CDS encoding aspartate-semialdehyde dehydrogenase: MSSKHVAVAGATGVVGQQMLRVLEERDFPIASIKLLASARSAGKTLTFKGEELPVEELTEDSFKGVDVALFSAGGGTSKHFAPFAAKDGCVVVDNSSAWRMDPEVPLVVPEVNPGDIQKHKGIIANPNCSTIQMVQVLQPIHAAAKIRRVVVSTYQAVSGAGSAALNELDAQVRSVINGETPACSVFPKPIAFNVIPQIPHKNAFGDNGYSSEEMKMVNETKKIMGDPSIMVTATTVRVPVHTGHSESVNVETATKLTAAQVRDLLEKAENIIVMDDPAHDLFPTALDAAGKFDTYVGRIREDISHPSAIDLWIVSDNLLKGAALNAVQIAERL, from the coding sequence ATGAGTTCCAAGCATGTAGCCGTCGCGGGCGCCACCGGCGTGGTGGGCCAGCAGATGCTGCGGGTCCTCGAAGAACGCGACTTCCCCATCGCCTCGATCAAGCTACTGGCCTCGGCCCGATCGGCGGGCAAGACGCTCACCTTCAAGGGCGAGGAACTGCCGGTGGAGGAGTTGACGGAAGACTCGTTCAAGGGCGTTGACGTGGCCCTGTTCAGCGCGGGCGGCGGCACGAGCAAGCACTTCGCGCCCTTCGCCGCGAAAGACGGCTGTGTGGTCGTGGATAATTCGAGCGCCTGGCGCATGGACCCCGAAGTGCCGCTTGTGGTGCCGGAGGTAAACCCCGGAGACATCCAGAAGCACAAGGGCATCATCGCCAACCCCAACTGCTCGACCATCCAGATGGTGCAGGTGCTCCAGCCCATTCACGCGGCCGCGAAGATCCGGCGCGTCGTGGTTTCGACCTACCAGGCCGTCTCCGGCGCCGGCAGCGCCGCGCTGAACGAACTGGACGCCCAGGTGCGTTCCGTCATAAACGGCGAAACGCCCGCCTGCTCGGTCTTCCCCAAGCCCATCGCCTTCAACGTGATCCCCCAGATCCCGCACAAGAACGCCTTCGGCGACAACGGCTACAGCTCCGAAGAGATGAAGATGGTCAACGAGACCAAGAAGATCATGGGCGACCCGTCGATCATGGTCACGGCGACGACCGTCCGCGTGCCGGTGCACACGGGCCACAGCGAATCGGTGAACGTGGAAACCGCCACGAAGCTCACCGCCGCCCAGGTCCGCGATCTCCTGGAAAAAGCGGAGAACATTATCGTTATGGACGATCCGGCCCACGATCTCTTCCCCACTGCGCTCGACGCCGCCGGCAAGTTCGACACCTACGTCGGGCGGATCCGCGAGGACATCTCGCACCCCTCCGCCATCGACCTCTGGATCGTCTCCGACAACCTGCTCAAGGGCGCGGCCCTGAACGCGGTGCAGATTGCCGAGCGGCTGTAA
- a CDS encoding BNR repeat-containing protein: protein MKTLLHLSLSIVAVAAGASRAAEVVETLPVDRVWSGHPVGFALLTHAPHQFVAYYNADRQMVVASRTLGETGWNRVPLPEKVVWDSHNYITMALDDRNHLHLSGNLHVNPLVYFKTGAPLDLATFARVEKLVGEDEGRMTYPRFFRGPAGEFIYTYRDGSSGSGNQIYNRYDAETGAWSRLLDRPLTDGRSEMNAYLDGPHRGPDGYFHLVWVWRNTPDCETNHDVSYMRSRDLIGWETAGGEALELPVTPDASATVVDPVPPGGGVINGNAKLGFDLDGRPVVTYHKYDGDGYSQVFNARWEDGKWAIAAASRWDTRWEFSGRGSIPFDVRVQPVKRDGDGLYQEWSHWQLGRERWRIDPETLRATEQLPLPPSNTPPGFGTIQGEFPGLQVRTATDLGRSPEPGTRYLLRWETLGPNRDRPREPPLPEPSELVLYKIQG from the coding sequence ATGAAAACGTTGTTACACCTATCCCTGAGCATTGTCGCCGTTGCGGCCGGCGCTTCCCGGGCCGCCGAAGTCGTCGAGACGCTCCCGGTGGACCGGGTCTGGTCGGGCCATCCCGTTGGCTTCGCCCTCCTGACCCATGCGCCCCACCAATTCGTGGCGTATTACAACGCCGACCGCCAGATGGTCGTCGCCTCGCGCACGCTGGGCGAAACGGGCTGGAACCGCGTCCCGCTGCCGGAGAAGGTGGTCTGGGACAGCCACAACTACATCACGATGGCGCTGGATGATCGGAACCACCTGCACCTGTCCGGGAATCTCCACGTGAACCCGCTGGTCTACTTCAAGACCGGCGCGCCGCTCGACCTCGCGACCTTCGCGCGGGTCGAAAAGCTGGTGGGCGAGGACGAGGGCCGCATGACCTATCCCCGCTTCTTCCGGGGACCGGCCGGCGAGTTTATCTACACCTACCGCGACGGCAGCAGCGGTTCCGGCAACCAGATCTACAACCGGTACGACGCGGAAACCGGCGCGTGGTCGCGGCTGCTGGATCGTCCCCTGACCGACGGCCGCAGCGAGATGAACGCCTATCTCGACGGCCCGCACCGGGGGCCGGACGGGTACTTTCACCTCGTCTGGGTGTGGCGGAACACCCCCGACTGCGAAACGAACCACGACGTGTCGTACATGCGCAGCCGCGACCTGATCGGCTGGGAAACCGCCGGCGGCGAGGCGCTGGAATTGCCGGTCACCCCGGACGCCTCCGCGACCGTGGTCGATCCCGTCCCGCCGGGCGGCGGCGTGATCAATGGCAACGCGAAGCTGGGTTTCGACCTGGACGGGCGGCCGGTGGTGACCTACCACAAGTACGACGGCGACGGATACTCCCAGGTATTCAATGCGCGCTGGGAGGACGGGAAGTGGGCCATTGCGGCGGCCTCCCGCTGGGATACGCGCTGGGAATTCAGCGGGCGCGGCAGCATCCCCTTTGACGTGCGGGTCCAGCCCGTCAAGCGGGACGGGGACGGGCTCTACCAGGAATGGAGCCACTGGCAGCTCGGGCGCGAGCGGTGGCGCATCGACCCGGAGACGCTCCGGGCCACCGAACAGCTCCCCCTGCCGCCGAGCAACACGCCACCCGGGTTCGGCACGATCCAGGGCGAATTCCCCGGGCTACAGGTGCGCACCGCCACCGATCTCGGGAGAAGCCCGGAGCCGGGCACGCGCTACCTCCTCCGCTGGGAGACCCTCGGCCCCAACCGCGACCGGCCCCGCGAACCGCCGCTGCCGGAACCATCGGAGCTGGTGCTGTACAAGATCCAGGGGTGA